One window of the Shewanella cyperi genome contains the following:
- a CDS encoding MFS transporter codes for MTRTMSTEAQLRWLSACYFFFFAILGVMVPYLGVFFDARGFNASEIGLLLAILMATRILAPNLWAMVADRTGMRAELIKLGAGAGALTYVSFFYPGSFGYMALSLAIYTFFWNAILAQLEVITLETLGDRAHRYGIIRSYGSLGYICLVVGAGFAIGQWGPEILPYIGMTLFVGMLASCLPLPANRVKVEAEAAGGFSLRGPIAWFLLSAILLQMSAGPFYGFFVLYLKQAGYTEFAAGLAVALGVVAEILMFMLAPRLLGRYGSKPLMFISILLTSARWLMMAFGVDSLFWLALSQSLHAFTFGLVHAASIQFIHQQFDSRRRSQGQALYASLSFGVGGAIGTWLCGHIWGIDPSLCWVFAAVCALLAALAVLPLPGRVKPN; via the coding sequence ATGACCCGAACCATGAGCACTGAGGCACAATTGCGCTGGCTCAGTGCCTGTTACTTTTTCTTTTTCGCCATTCTCGGGGTCATGGTGCCCTACCTTGGGGTCTTCTTTGACGCCAGGGGCTTCAATGCCAGTGAAATCGGTTTACTGCTGGCGATCCTGATGGCCACCCGCATTCTGGCCCCCAACCTGTGGGCCATGGTCGCCGATCGCACCGGCATGCGCGCCGAACTTATCAAGCTTGGGGCCGGGGCAGGGGCCCTGACCTATGTCAGCTTCTTTTATCCCGGCAGCTTTGGCTATATGGCCCTGAGCCTGGCCATCTACACCTTTTTCTGGAATGCCATCCTGGCGCAACTGGAAGTGATCACCCTGGAAACCCTGGGAGACAGGGCCCACAGGTACGGCATCATCCGCAGCTACGGCAGCCTGGGCTATATCTGCCTGGTGGTAGGGGCAGGCTTTGCCATAGGCCAATGGGGCCCGGAAATTCTGCCCTACATTGGCATGACGCTGTTTGTCGGCATGTTGGCCAGTTGTTTGCCCTTGCCGGCCAACCGGGTCAAGGTAGAGGCTGAAGCCGCTGGCGGCTTCAGCCTGCGGGGGCCCATCGCCTGGTTTTTACTGTCGGCCATCTTGCTGCAAATGAGCGCCGGGCCCTTTTACGGCTTTTTCGTGCTCTACCTCAAGCAGGCAGGTTATACCGAGTTTGCCGCGGGCCTGGCTGTGGCCCTCGGGGTAGTGGCCGAGATCCTGATGTTTATGCTGGCACCACGTCTGCTGGGCCGCTATGGCAGCAAACCGCTGATGTTTATCAGTATCCTGCTGACCAGCGCCCGCTGGTTGATGATGGCCTTTGGTGTCGATAGCCTGTTTTGGCTGGCACTAAGTCAATCGCTGCATGCCTTTACCTTTGGTCTGGTGCACGCGGCATCCATTCAGTTTATTCACCAACAGTTTGACAGCCGTCGCCGCAGCCAAGGCCAGGCCCTGTATGCCAGTCTGAGTTTCGGCGTGGGCGGCGCCATAGGCACCTGGCTCTGTGGCCATATCTGGGGC
- the aroC gene encoding chorismate synthase — MAGNSIGQNFVVTTFGESHGKALGCIIDGCPPGLELTEADMQLDLDRRRPGTSRYTTARREADEVKILSGVFEGKTTGTSIGLLIENTDQRSQDYSNIKDLFRPGHADYTYQQKYGLRDYRGGGRSSARETAMRVAAGAVAKKYLKQVHGIEIYGFLSQLGPIGYEAFDREQIEQNPFFFPDAGKLDALDEFMRELKKSGDSIGAKVSVVATNVPVGLGEPVFDRLDADIAHALMGINAVKGVEIGDGFAVVNQKGSEHRDLMSPQGFASNHAGGVLGGISSGQPVIAHMALKPTSSISIPGESMTVQGTTAEVVTKGRHDPCVGIRAVPIAEAMLAIVLMDHLLRHRAQNLDVHSQTPAIGMR; from the coding sequence ATGGCGGGTAACAGCATAGGTCAGAATTTTGTCGTCACGACTTTCGGTGAAAGCCATGGCAAGGCACTGGGTTGCATTATTGATGGCTGTCCTCCCGGCCTGGAATTGACCGAGGCGGATATGCAGCTCGACCTTGACCGTCGTCGTCCCGGCACCTCAAGGTATACCACAGCCAGACGCGAGGCCGACGAGGTCAAAATTCTTTCCGGTGTGTTCGAAGGCAAAACCACGGGCACTTCCATAGGTCTGTTGATTGAAAACACCGATCAGCGCAGCCAGGACTATTCCAATATCAAGGATCTGTTCCGTCCCGGCCATGCCGACTACACCTACCAGCAAAAATACGGCCTGCGGGATTATCGCGGCGGTGGCCGTTCCTCGGCCCGGGAAACCGCCATGCGGGTGGCGGCCGGTGCCGTTGCCAAAAAATACCTCAAGCAGGTGCATGGCATAGAAATCTATGGCTTTTTGTCACAGCTGGGTCCCATAGGCTATGAGGCGTTTGACCGGGAGCAGATTGAGCAGAATCCGTTTTTCTTCCCCGATGCCGGCAAGCTCGACGCCCTGGATGAATTCATGCGCGAGCTGAAAAAATCCGGCGACTCCATCGGCGCCAAGGTGTCCGTGGTGGCCACCAATGTGCCCGTGGGCCTGGGTGAGCCTGTATTTGACCGCCTGGATGCCGACATAGCCCACGCGCTGATGGGCATCAACGCGGTCAAGGGCGTGGAGATCGGAGACGGTTTTGCCGTGGTGAACCAGAAGGGCTCCGAGCATCGGGATCTTATGTCACCTCAGGGTTTTGCCAGTAACCATGCCGGCGGTGTGCTCGGCGGCATTTCCTCGGGTCAGCCCGTCATCGCCCATATGGCGCTTAAGCCCACATCCAGCATCAGCATTCCCGGCGAGAGCATGACGGTGCAGGGCACCACGGCCGAGGTGGTAACCAAGGGCCGTCACGACCCTTGCGTTGGCATTCGCGCCGTACCCATTGCCGAAGCCATGCTTGCCATAGTGCTGATGGATCATCTGCTGCGCCACCGCGCCCAAAATCTGGACGTTCACAGCCAGACCCCCGCCATCGGAATGCGTTGA